In Edaphobacter dinghuensis, one genomic interval encodes:
- a CDS encoding TonB-dependent receptor — protein MSLTPRRTCTLALTAILSLPFFAPIQSRSLFAQTVSGSSTVTGTVADPGGNMLDTATVLLKSDSSNFSRKANADSAGRFSISDVPAGLYTVSVSAPGFSIAVQQGVRIVANQPKNLTFSLSLGNFSQQVTVDAGGTTSIAAKLAPMDAPLDERSARTEVNTTFIQNYTAPTADFGELVALVPGTETTNSNGVGLGQSTTNFRGFIDGDYDIDFDGIPFYDTNTPSHHSWAFFPSQWIGGVDFDRSPGTASTIGPTPFGGSIHLLSKQMPSERNIRGGFSYGSFNTVLFDGSFNSGDFGGASKKSNLFVDVHHMSSDGYQTFNYQTRNAGSLKYQYRLSDKTVLTGFSGVIWLDANSPNLSSTRAQILALGDNYLLQNTDTTQANYYKYNHYHVPTDFEYVGVNSQLAHSWSLDFKPYTYNYDNSQYYAKQPKGGAPINPTVCGTPVKKISPCAVDKYNSYRKYGETLAVSQTSSHGIFRTGIWYEWAATNRHQIPSNPFTLKDDVLPNFSEKFWTNSYQPYGEYEWLATKKLSVTAGLKFAFYTMDLTQYADNGGKIGSTNPITGVPFTSVSNSVNYHSWLPSLDANYRIKPNWSVYGQGSTGSVVPPSSVYDVAGALVGTPPKPQTSTTYQTGTVLKLQRVTFDADFYHTRFQNGYSSSTDNDPNSALFGESIQYISPSSITLGGEFETSVALGHGLSLYLNGTRGKATYVGTLTAYSPSGTTNNPLAVKAPSGLWVAQAPSDTEAEGVTYQDKGWNVGIFNKRVGSKWEDNGAYHNQLRDDPYNVSNAYINYTIRGGSHFDQTKIRLSVNNLMNSHNITSVTPGGALVPATFTSGGLTYTNPFVGTTTSSPGYTGGVNLADNPNLLPGRSIILSVTFGFSPGR, from the coding sequence ATGTCTTTGACGCCACGACGCACGTGTACCCTGGCTCTCACCGCAATTCTTTCGCTTCCGTTCTTCGCTCCTATTCAATCTCGCTCACTGTTTGCCCAGACTGTCTCGGGCTCAAGCACCGTGACGGGGACCGTGGCCGATCCGGGCGGCAACATGCTGGATACGGCGACGGTGCTGCTGAAGAGCGATTCGAGCAACTTTTCGCGCAAGGCCAATGCGGACTCCGCGGGCCGCTTCTCGATCAGCGATGTGCCGGCGGGCCTCTATACCGTCTCGGTTTCGGCACCGGGCTTTTCGATTGCGGTACAGCAAGGGGTGAGGATTGTGGCCAATCAGCCGAAGAACCTCACGTTCTCGCTGAGCCTCGGCAACTTTTCGCAGCAGGTGACGGTCGATGCCGGAGGCACGACCTCGATTGCGGCGAAGCTGGCGCCGATGGATGCGCCGCTCGACGAGCGCTCGGCGCGCACCGAGGTGAACACCACCTTCATTCAGAACTACACCGCGCCGACGGCTGACTTCGGCGAACTGGTTGCGCTGGTGCCGGGCACCGAGACCACGAACTCAAACGGCGTGGGCCTTGGCCAGAGCACGACCAACTTCCGCGGCTTTATCGATGGCGACTACGACATCGACTTCGACGGCATCCCGTTCTACGACACCAATACGCCTTCGCATCACTCGTGGGCGTTCTTTCCCTCGCAGTGGATCGGCGGAGTAGACTTCGACCGCAGCCCGGGAACGGCCTCGACCATCGGGCCTACGCCGTTTGGCGGCTCGATCCATCTGCTCTCGAAGCAGATGCCGTCGGAGCGCAACATTCGCGGCGGCTTCTCGTACGGCAGCTTCAACACTGTGCTGTTCGATGGCAGCTTCAACTCCGGCGACTTCGGCGGAGCCAGCAAAAAATCGAACCTCTTTGTCGATGTGCACCACATGTCGTCGGACGGCTACCAGACCTTCAACTATCAGACGCGCAACGCGGGCTCGCTGAAGTATCAGTACCGGTTGTCGGATAAGACGGTGCTGACGGGCTTTAGCGGCGTGATTTGGCTGGATGCCAACTCGCCCAACCTTTCCTCGACGCGCGCTCAGATTCTGGCCTTGGGCGACAACTACCTGCTGCAGAACACGGACACCACGCAGGCGAACTATTACAAGTACAACCACTACCATGTTCCTACGGACTTCGAGTACGTAGGCGTCAACTCGCAGCTGGCACATAGCTGGAGCCTCGACTTCAAGCCCTACACGTACAACTACGACAACTCGCAGTACTACGCGAAGCAGCCCAAGGGCGGCGCTCCGATCAACCCGACCGTCTGCGGCACGCCGGTGAAGAAGATCAGCCCGTGCGCCGTCGACAAGTACAACAGCTATCGCAAGTATGGCGAGACGCTGGCCGTCAGCCAGACCTCGAGCCATGGCATCTTCCGTACCGGCATCTGGTATGAGTGGGCCGCGACCAACCGCCACCAGATTCCTTCGAATCCCTTTACGTTGAAGGACGATGTTCTGCCCAACTTCAGCGAGAAGTTCTGGACCAACTCCTACCAGCCCTATGGCGAGTATGAGTGGTTGGCTACCAAAAAGCTGAGCGTGACGGCCGGCCTCAAGTTCGCGTTCTACACCATGGACCTTACGCAGTATGCCGATAACGGCGGCAAGATCGGCAGCACCAATCCGATTACAGGCGTGCCGTTTACGTCGGTGAGCAACTCGGTGAATTACCACTCGTGGCTGCCGTCGCTCGATGCAAACTATCGCATCAAGCCGAACTGGTCGGTGTATGGGCAGGGTTCGACGGGAAGCGTCGTTCCTCCGAGCAGCGTCTACGACGTAGCGGGAGCGCTGGTGGGAACGCCGCCCAAGCCGCAGACCTCGACGACGTATCAGACGGGTACAGTGCTGAAGCTGCAGCGCGTTACCTTCGATGCGGACTTCTATCACACGCGCTTCCAGAACGGCTATTCATCATCGACCGACAACGATCCCAACTCGGCGCTGTTCGGCGAGTCGATCCAGTACATCTCGCCGAGCTCGATTACGCTGGGCGGTGAGTTCGAGACCAGCGTTGCGCTGGGACATGGGCTTAGCCTCTATCTCAACGGAACCCGCGGCAAGGCTACTTATGTCGGTACGTTGACTGCCTATAGCCCGAGCGGCACCACCAATAATCCGCTGGCGGTGAAGGCCCCCTCGGGACTGTGGGTTGCACAGGCGCCGAGCGACACCGAAGCTGAGGGCGTGACCTACCAGGACAAGGGATGGAACGTCGGCATCTTCAACAAGCGCGTCGGCTCGAAGTGGGAGGACAACGGCGCCTACCATAACCAGCTGCGCGACGATCCGTACAACGTCAGCAATGCGTATATCAACTACACGATTCGGGGCGGATCGCACTTCGATCAGACCAAGATCAGGCTGAGCGTCAACAACCTGATGAACTCGCACAACATTACCAGCGTGACTCCGGGAGGAGCGTTGGTGCCAGCGACGTTTACCTCAGGCGGACTGACCTATACGAACCCGTTTGTGGGAACGACGACATCTTCTCCGGGCTACACCGGGGGAGTGAACCTGGCCGACAACCCCAACCTGCTGCCCGGACGCAGCATCATTCTGTCGGTGACCTTCGGCTTCTCGCCGGGGCGGTAG
- a CDS encoding Thivi_2564 family membrane protein yields the protein MLTPTLISVIVTLIVIGLLLYLIGLIPMDGTIKQIIRVVVILAVIIWLLQSFGLLGPIGHGHMLR from the coding sequence ATGCTTACGCCTACGCTTATCAGCGTCATTGTGACACTTATTGTGATTGGCCTGCTGTTGTATCTGATCGGGCTGATTCCTATGGACGGAACCATCAAGCAGATCATTCGCGTGGTGGTGATCCTGGCTGTGATTATCTGGCTGCTGCAATCGTTTGGCCTGCTGGGACCGATTGGGCATGGGCATATGCTGCGGTGA
- the glyA gene encoding serine hydroxymethyltransferase produces MPIDFNANLAAADPDISAQIEHEVIRQHEGLEMIASENFVSRAVLEAAGTVFTNKYAEGYPGKRYYGGCEYADVVENIARDRAKQLFGAEHANVQPHSGSQANAAAYMSILTPGDCILGLDLAHGGHLTHGHKLNFSGKLYRVVGYQVRKDTETIDYDELEATAEREKPKMIIGGGSAYPRQFDFARMRAIADKVGAYFVVDMAHFAGLVAGGVHPSPVPHAHIVTTTTHKTLRGPRAGMILCRQEFAANVDRSVFPGQQGGPLMHIVAAKAVAFKEALQPEFATYAKQVVANAKVLAEALAGEGYRIISGGTDTHLMLVDVFQKGILGSEAENALGAAGITVNKNAIPYDTNPPMKPSGIRIGTPALTTRGMKEAEMRTIAQWINEALEHRTDEARLAKIRGQVGELANKFPLYGWLHKS; encoded by the coding sequence ATGCCCATTGATTTCAACGCAAACCTTGCCGCCGCGGACCCCGATATCTCCGCGCAGATCGAGCACGAGGTCATTCGCCAGCATGAAGGGCTGGAGATGATCGCTTCGGAGAATTTTGTCAGCCGCGCCGTGTTGGAGGCCGCAGGGACGGTCTTCACGAACAAGTATGCCGAGGGGTATCCCGGCAAGCGTTATTACGGCGGTTGTGAGTACGCCGATGTGGTCGAAAACATTGCGCGCGACCGTGCGAAGCAGCTCTTCGGCGCGGAACATGCGAACGTGCAGCCGCACTCCGGCTCGCAGGCCAATGCGGCGGCTTATATGTCGATCCTGACGCCGGGTGATTGCATTCTGGGGCTTGACCTTGCTCATGGCGGACATTTGACCCATGGCCACAAGCTGAATTTCTCCGGCAAGCTGTATCGCGTGGTCGGCTACCAGGTTCGCAAGGACACCGAGACGATTGACTATGACGAGCTTGAGGCGACGGCCGAGCGCGAGAAGCCGAAGATGATTATCGGCGGTGGCAGCGCCTATCCGCGGCAGTTTGACTTTGCGCGGATGCGCGCGATTGCGGACAAGGTGGGAGCGTACTTTGTCGTCGATATGGCACACTTTGCCGGTCTGGTGGCGGGCGGCGTGCATCCTTCGCCGGTGCCGCACGCGCATATTGTGACGACGACCACGCACAAGACGCTGCGCGGGCCACGCGCGGGCATGATTTTGTGCCGTCAGGAGTTTGCGGCGAATGTGGACCGCAGCGTGTTTCCCGGCCAGCAGGGCGGGCCGCTGATGCACATTGTTGCGGCCAAGGCAGTGGCGTTCAAAGAGGCTTTGCAGCCTGAGTTTGCTACCTATGCCAAGCAGGTGGTGGCGAATGCGAAGGTGTTGGCCGAGGCACTGGCGGGTGAGGGTTACCGCATCATCTCGGGTGGTACGGACACGCACCTGATGCTGGTCGATGTCTTCCAGAAGGGGATTCTGGGCTCGGAGGCGGAGAACGCTCTCGGTGCGGCGGGGATCACGGTGAACAAGAATGCGATTCCGTACGATACGAATCCGCCGATGAAGCCGAGCGGCATTCGCATCGGCACTCCTGCGCTGACGACGCGCGGGATGAAAGAGGCGGAGATGCGTACCATCGCCCAGTGGATCAACGAGGCGCTGGAGCATCGTACGGATGAGGCGAGGCTAGCCAAGATTCGCGGGCAGGTGGGCGAGCTGGCCAACAAGTTTCCGCTGTATGGCTGGCTGCACAAGTCGTAA
- a CDS encoding GGDEF domain-containing protein — translation MESNSIHNQVTREIERLSGVKLEWPKLPPMLEERFEQNIAQQRATHLWYQGFIAIVLFDIFALIDYFIGDGASWRAIILRVAVITPLALLVNATMRWNPGKIYRETSVAVVIILVGLSELYIGAGRSSAASAYAQAGLIIAILFANLVMRLPFSYAFSTSVVLFAGDLVFFHFDHFLTPSERTLGLTLTGFSTLMSMVANFSFGRHLRLVYLMLLRNEMQSEELAFVNAELHRISSRDNLTGLANRHSFELYCGTLWQQTMTEGTLLSAIVIDIDRFKAVNDLRGHLYGDKVLTRVASLLQQSLRGKDDFAARFGGEEFVVLLPQTSQRSALIVAERIRKLVEVAGSPAVEAAEPGTVMPTTVSCGVATCLPGEGYCIEDLLEAADKALYEAKRSGRNRVCAGEVSATGSSHRPEEMSGNRIGAQSESNLRATARKVLWG, via the coding sequence ATGGAGTCCAATTCAATCCACAACCAGGTCACCAGAGAGATCGAGCGTCTCTCCGGTGTGAAGTTGGAGTGGCCCAAACTGCCCCCGATGCTCGAGGAGCGCTTTGAGCAGAACATCGCCCAGCAGCGCGCCACCCACCTGTGGTATCAGGGCTTCATCGCCATCGTCCTGTTCGACATCTTTGCCCTCATCGACTACTTCATCGGTGACGGCGCCAGTTGGCGCGCCATCATCCTGCGTGTCGCCGTCATCACGCCGCTCGCGCTTCTGGTCAACGCCACCATGCGCTGGAACCCCGGCAAGATCTACCGCGAAACCAGCGTCGCCGTAGTCATCATCCTGGTCGGCCTCTCCGAGCTCTACATCGGGGCTGGCAGAAGCTCCGCCGCCTCGGCCTATGCGCAGGCCGGACTCATCATCGCCATCCTCTTCGCCAACCTGGTCATGCGCCTGCCCTTCAGCTACGCGTTCAGCACTTCAGTTGTCCTGTTTGCGGGCGACCTCGTCTTCTTCCACTTCGACCACTTTCTCACCCCCTCCGAGCGTACACTGGGGCTTACGCTCACCGGTTTCTCCACCCTCATGTCGATGGTTGCGAACTTCAGCTTCGGCAGACACCTGCGCCTCGTCTACCTCATGCTGCTGCGCAACGAGATGCAGAGTGAAGAGCTGGCCTTCGTCAACGCCGAGCTGCATCGCATCTCCAGCCGCGACAACCTCACCGGCCTCGCCAACCGCCACTCCTTCGAGCTCTACTGCGGCACCCTCTGGCAGCAGACCATGACCGAAGGCACACTGCTCTCAGCCATCGTCATCGACATCGACCGCTTCAAAGCGGTCAACGACCTGCGCGGCCACCTCTACGGCGACAAGGTGCTCACCCGTGTCGCCTCGCTGCTGCAACAGTCCCTGCGCGGCAAAGACGACTTCGCCGCCCGCTTCGGTGGCGAGGAGTTCGTCGTCCTGCTTCCCCAGACCTCGCAGCGCTCCGCTCTGATCGTCGCCGAGCGTATCCGCAAACTGGTCGAAGTCGCCGGCTCCCCCGCAGTCGAGGCAGCCGAGCCCGGCACCGTCATGCCGACCACCGTAAGCTGCGGCGTCGCCACCTGTCTTCCCGGCGAAGGCTACTGCATCGAAGACCTGCTCGAAGCCGCCGACAAGGCGCTCTACGAAGCCAAGCGCAGCGGTCGCAACCGTGTCTGCGCCGGCGAGGTCTCCGCCACAGGCAGCTCGCACCGCCCCGAAGAGATGTCCGGAAACCGCATCGGCGCCCAAAGCGAATCGAACCTGCGCGCCACCGCCCGCAAAGTCCTCTGGGGCTAA
- the panC gene encoding pantoate--beta-alanine ligase, producing the protein MKTIETVAEMQHLCRSLRADRAPLGLVPTMGALHAGHLSLVRRAKSECASVAATIFVNPLQFGPNEDLAKYPRTFDEDCRQLAAAGVDLLFAPTPAEMYPSGAATTISIIGIGDRLDGASRPGHFTGVATVVAKLFHIAAPHRAYFGQKDAAQLAVLRQMTRDLNFDLEIIGCPIVRDADGLALSSRNKYLSDSERIEALALSRALQRIEQAIAHGERQSDRLIQQALPELTNVKLDYLATVDAQTLLPVTTVEPGTLIAVAAWVGQTRLIDNLLAD; encoded by the coding sequence ATGAAGACCATAGAAACCGTAGCCGAGATGCAGCACCTCTGCCGCAGCCTCCGCGCCGACCGCGCTCCCCTCGGCCTCGTCCCCACCATGGGCGCGCTGCACGCCGGTCACCTCTCGCTCGTCCGCCGCGCCAAATCCGAGTGCGCCTCCGTCGCCGCCACCATCTTCGTCAACCCGCTCCAATTCGGTCCCAACGAAGACCTCGCCAAATATCCGCGTACCTTCGACGAAGACTGCCGCCAGCTCGCAGCCGCAGGCGTCGACCTCCTCTTCGCTCCCACCCCAGCCGAGATGTACCCCTCCGGCGCAGCCACCACCATCAGCATCATCGGCATCGGCGACCGGCTCGACGGAGCCTCCCGCCCCGGCCACTTCACCGGCGTAGCCACCGTCGTCGCCAAGCTCTTCCACATCGCCGCCCCCCACCGCGCCTACTTCGGCCAAAAAGACGCCGCACAGCTCGCCGTTCTGCGGCAGATGACCCGCGACCTCAACTTCGACCTCGAGATCATCGGCTGCCCCATCGTCCGCGACGCCGACGGCCTCGCCCTCAGCAGCCGCAACAAATATCTAAGCGACTCCGAACGCATCGAAGCCCTCGCCCTCAGCCGCGCCCTCCAACGCATCGAGCAGGCCATCGCCCACGGCGAGCGGCAAAGCGATCGCCTCATCCAGCAAGCGCTGCCGGAACTGACCAACGTAAAACTCGACTACCTGGCCACCGTAGACGCCCAAACCCTGCTACCCGTCACGACGGTAGAACCGGGAACGCTGATCGCCGTAGCAGCCTGGGTAGGCCAAACCCGTCTGATCGACAACCTGCTGGCCGATTAG
- a CDS encoding sigma factor-like helix-turn-helix DNA-binding protein — translation MSAALVLPIVWATAPIEKAVQPKPARAASLDLYRKYTEALLRRYSQMAMETGRVPSLLGRELFRGKVTNYVVRGFDDVVIFVHDVEQCLNELESNPLQLIERIALQEYTLEETAAMLGLPVWTVSRQYGHALDQVTEMFLTRGMLERLICCQEPKTVDISLYH, via the coding sequence ATGAGCGCTGCCCTGGTTCTGCCGATCGTCTGGGCTACGGCCCCCATCGAAAAAGCAGTTCAGCCCAAACCGGCTCGCGCTGCCTCGCTCGACCTCTATCGCAAGTACACGGAGGCGCTGCTGCGACGATACTCGCAGATGGCGATGGAGACGGGCAGGGTGCCGTCTCTGTTAGGCAGGGAGCTCTTCCGCGGCAAGGTGACCAACTACGTCGTCCGCGGCTTCGACGACGTAGTCATCTTCGTCCACGACGTGGAGCAGTGTCTCAATGAGTTGGAGAGCAACCCTCTCCAGCTCATCGAGCGCATCGCATTGCAGGAGTACACGCTGGAGGAGACGGCCGCCATGCTCGGCCTCCCCGTCTGGACCGTAAGCCGGCAATACGGCCACGCACTCGATCAGGTCACCGAGATGTTCCTGACTCGCGGAATGCTCGAACGCCTGATTTGCTGTCAAGAGCCGAAGACCGTGGATATCTCGCTATACCACTGA
- the coaBC gene encoding bifunctional phosphopantothenoylcysteine decarboxylase/phosphopantothenate--cysteine ligase CoaBC produces the protein MCAQRLKVTVGVTGGIAAYKSVELVRLLQDAGYDPHVVMTRAAEEFLRPLTFAAITGHKVITSLWSEDAGIGSDSDESGIEHINEAQTTQALIVAPATAHVLAKFAHGLADDFLSTMYLATTAPVIMAPAMNVNMWNHPATRANVESLRARGVTFVEPGSGHLACGMVGGGRLADNTAILATLQSVLASTNASSNTSIDDLTGETILITAGGTREAIDPVRFIGNRSSGRMGFAIAEAARRRGARVILIAAPTAIAPPAGCEVVCVTSAAEMQAAALKHLHEATIVIMAAAVSDYTVKAATQKLKRDQSRILELEPTTDILRELSTRRNPGTLVIGFAAETEDLLANGRAKLERKSIDAIVVNDVSSPNLGFDSQNNAGTILTKATEVAIPPTTKAAMAERILDEIKKLRTQPNS, from the coding sequence ATGTGCGCCCAGCGCCTCAAGGTCACGGTCGGAGTCACAGGAGGCATCGCCGCCTATAAATCGGTAGAGTTGGTCCGGCTCCTGCAGGACGCAGGCTACGATCCCCATGTCGTCATGACCCGCGCCGCCGAAGAGTTCCTTCGCCCCCTCACCTTCGCCGCCATCACCGGCCATAAGGTCATCACCAGCCTCTGGAGCGAAGACGCCGGCATTGGCTCCGATTCGGACGAGTCCGGCATCGAGCACATCAACGAAGCTCAAACCACACAGGCCCTCATCGTCGCTCCCGCCACCGCGCATGTGCTCGCCAAATTCGCCCACGGCCTCGCCGACGACTTCCTCTCCACCATGTACCTCGCGACCACTGCGCCCGTCATCATGGCCCCCGCAATGAACGTTAATATGTGGAACCACCCAGCGACCCGCGCCAACGTCGAAAGCCTTCGCGCTCGCGGCGTAACGTTCGTCGAACCCGGCAGCGGCCATCTCGCCTGCGGCATGGTCGGCGGCGGACGCCTCGCCGACAACACGGCAATCCTCGCAACCCTGCAATCCGTCCTCGCCTCAACTAACGCCTCAAGCAACACCTCGATCGACGACCTCACCGGCGAAACCATCCTCATCACCGCCGGAGGCACGCGCGAGGCCATCGACCCGGTACGCTTCATCGGCAACCGCTCCAGCGGACGCATGGGCTTCGCCATCGCCGAAGCCGCCCGCCGCCGCGGAGCCCGCGTCATCCTCATCGCCGCGCCCACCGCCATCGCTCCCCCGGCAGGCTGCGAGGTCGTCTGCGTCACCTCCGCCGCAGAGATGCAGGCCGCCGCACTCAAACATCTCCACGAAGCCACCATCGTCATCATGGCCGCAGCCGTAAGCGACTACACCGTAAAAGCCGCCACACAAAAACTAAAGCGCGACCAATCCCGCATCCTAGAGCTAGAACCCACCACCGACATCCTCCGCGAACTCTCCACCCGCAGAAACCCCGGCACCCTCGTCATCGGCTTCGCCGCCGAAACCGAAGACCTCCTCGCCAACGGCCGCGCCAAGCTCGAGCGAAAAAGCATAGACGCCATCGTCGTCAACGACGTCTCCTCCCCCAATCTCGGCTTCGACTCGCAAAACAACGCAGGCACCATCCTCACCAAAGCCACCGAAGTAGCCATCCCTCCCACCACCAAAGCCGCCATGGCCGAACGCATCCTCGACGAGATCAAAAAGCTACGCACCCAACCCAACTCGTAG
- a CDS encoding DUF4126 family protein, protein MVSQESARRGAAMAMAVMAWIVAIPLLGAATGMRTFTPMAVICWFAYTGYLPVDGWASWTAKLATAVVFTVLAVSELVADKMPRIPDRTSPGPLMARILLGGLAGGIVAASLNGSEFEGVILGVGGALVGAFGGYLIRREIVMRSGSKDWPVAVAEDLVTVGFAVLALGIVTG, encoded by the coding sequence TTGGTCTCGCAAGAGTCGGCGCGGCGAGGAGCAGCGATGGCGATGGCGGTGATGGCTTGGATCGTGGCAATCCCCCTGCTTGGGGCTGCGACCGGGATGCGGACATTTACGCCGATGGCGGTGATCTGCTGGTTTGCCTACACCGGATATCTGCCGGTGGATGGGTGGGCGTCCTGGACGGCAAAGCTGGCGACGGCGGTTGTCTTTACCGTGCTGGCGGTGAGCGAGCTGGTGGCTGACAAGATGCCGCGGATTCCTGACCGGACGTCGCCCGGACCACTGATGGCGCGGATTCTGCTGGGCGGGCTGGCGGGAGGCATCGTTGCGGCCAGTTTGAATGGGTCGGAGTTCGAGGGCGTGATTCTCGGAGTGGGCGGGGCGCTGGTGGGCGCGTTCGGGGGATACCTGATTCGGCGCGAGATCGTGATGCGGTCGGGCAGCAAAGACTGGCCGGTGGCGGTGGCAGAAGACCTGGTGACGGTGGGGTTCGCTGTGCTGGCGCTGGGGATTGTGACTGGGTAG
- a CDS encoding alpha/beta hydrolase gives MPQSLYAKWMYDWEYALTTRDTNRIVRPLEWGFDWLADFSPLAAAASAEEDDGLAGLERMIAVNQDIVARADEFFGYETPTDFRLEMRHPQLFPTNVRPETLAQDAELKRQAAAGELETAEFLRFTSAVRTRYPENDVVNARWYPTAPEKQAGKPKQAIIVMPQWNADAFSHNALCTLFNRFGISALRLSKPFHDIRRPAELERSDYAVSANVGRTTEACRQAVVDIRSCLDWLESEGYEQFGVLGTSLGSCYAFIAAAHDARLKVCAFNHASTWFGDVVWTGQSTRHIREAFEQAGLTQDTVRQIFTGISPMSYMERFAANPKRALVVHATYDLTFLREFSLDVLANFDRHCVDYVSKVLPCGHYTTGETPYKYLDGWYLGSFVYGAFKRLREVGG, from the coding sequence ATGCCGCAAAGTCTTTATGCGAAGTGGATGTATGACTGGGAGTATGCGCTTACCACTCGCGATACGAACCGAATTGTGAGGCCGTTGGAGTGGGGGTTTGACTGGCTGGCGGACTTCAGCCCGCTGGCTGCGGCGGCTTCGGCTGAGGAGGATGACGGGCTGGCCGGGCTTGAGCGCATGATTGCGGTCAATCAGGACATTGTTGCGCGTGCCGATGAGTTTTTTGGGTATGAGACGCCTACGGACTTTCGTCTGGAGATGCGGCATCCGCAGTTGTTTCCTACCAATGTACGGCCGGAGACGCTGGCGCAGGATGCGGAGCTGAAGCGGCAGGCGGCGGCGGGTGAGTTGGAGACGGCGGAGTTTCTGCGGTTTACGTCGGCGGTGCGGACGCGCTATCCAGAGAACGATGTGGTGAATGCGCGGTGGTATCCGACGGCGCCAGAAAAACAGGCAGGGAAGCCGAAGCAGGCCATCATCGTGATGCCGCAGTGGAATGCGGACGCCTTCAGCCACAATGCGCTTTGCACGCTTTTTAACCGCTTCGGAATTTCGGCGCTGCGGCTGTCGAAGCCGTTTCATGACATTCGGCGGCCGGCGGAGCTGGAGCGGTCGGACTATGCGGTGAGCGCGAATGTGGGGCGGACGACCGAGGCGTGTCGTCAGGCGGTGGTGGATATTCGGAGCTGCCTGGATTGGCTGGAGTCCGAGGGGTATGAGCAGTTTGGCGTGCTGGGTACGAGCCTGGGGAGCTGCTATGCGTTTATCGCGGCGGCGCACGATGCGCGGCTGAAGGTGTGCGCGTTCAATCATGCCTCGACGTGGTTTGGCGATGTGGTGTGGACGGGGCAGAGCACGCGGCATATTCGCGAGGCGTTCGAGCAGGCGGGGCTGACGCAGGATACCGTGCGGCAGATCTTTACCGGGATCAGCCCGATGTCTTATATGGAGCGGTTTGCGGCCAATCCGAAGCGGGCGCTGGTGGTGCATGCGACGTACGACCTGACGTTTCTGCGCGAGTTTTCGCTGGATGTGCTGGCGAACTTCGATCGGCATTGTGTGGATTATGTGTCGAAGGTGCTGCCGTGCGGGCACTATACGACGGGCGAGACTCCTTATAAGTATCTGGATGGGTGGTATCTGGGGTCGTTTGTTTATGGGGCGTTTAAGCGGTTGCGGGAGGTGGGTGGATAG
- the panB gene encoding 3-methyl-2-oxobutanoate hydroxymethyltransferase — translation MSLTTFRPSAPERTAKGASPERDSAAKVTVPSLLDKKLSRQPITVVTAYDYASARLVDEVGLDVILVGDSLAMVMQGHENTLAITMDEMLLYTRGVRRAVRRALLVSDMPFGSYHVDDREGVANALRFVKEAGAEAVKVEGGRERTALVRRIVDAQVPVMGHLGLTPQSVHRMGGYKVQGKTLAAIEDLRADALALEDAGCFAIVLEGVPRELAKMVTAELHIPTIGIGAGPDCDGQVLVLHDMMTMTFSPPAKFVRRYADVSTVMREALGNYKHDVETRDFPSDAESYHLSQETRDRLAALAEKAG, via the coding sequence ATGAGCCTCACAACGTTTCGCCCCTCGGCCCCCGAGCGCACCGCCAAAGGTGCATCGCCAGAACGCGACAGCGCCGCCAAGGTCACCGTCCCCTCCCTCCTCGATAAAAAGCTCTCCCGCCAGCCCATCACCGTGGTCACGGCATACGACTACGCCAGCGCCCGCCTCGTCGATGAGGTCGGCCTCGACGTCATCCTCGTCGGCGACTCTCTGGCCATGGTCATGCAGGGTCACGAGAACACGCTGGCCATCACCATGGACGAGATGCTGCTCTACACCCGCGGCGTGCGCCGTGCCGTCCGCCGCGCCCTGCTCGTCTCCGACATGCCCTTCGGCAGCTACCACGTCGACGACCGCGAAGGAGTAGCCAACGCACTCCGCTTCGTCAAAGAGGCCGGAGCCGAGGCCGTCAAAGTCGAAGGCGGCCGCGAGCGCACCGCGCTGGTGCGCCGCATCGTCGACGCCCAGGTGCCGGTCATGGGCCACCTCGGCCTCACCCCGCAGAGCGTCCACCGCATGGGCGGCTACAAGGTTCAAGGCAAAACTCTGGCGGCAATCGAAGACCTGCGCGCCGACGCGCTCGCGCTCGAAGACGCAGGCTGCTTCGCCATCGTGCTCGAAGGCGTCCCCCGCGAGCTGGCCAAAATGGTCACCGCAGAGCTGCACATCCCCACCATCGGCATCGGCGCCGGTCCCGACTGCGACGGCCAGGTCCTCGTCCTCCACGACATGATGACGATGACCTTCTCGCCCCCGGCCAAGTTCGTCCGCCGCTACGCCGACGTCTCCACCGTCATGCGCGAGGCCCTCGGCAACTACAAGCACGACGTCGAGACACGCGACTTCCCCTCCGACGCCGAAAGCTACCACCTCTCGCAGGAGACACGCGACCGCCTGGCAGCCCTCGCCGAAAAAGCCGGGTGA